One genomic region from Streptomyces sp. NBC_01431 encodes:
- the nuoE gene encoding NADH-quinone oxidoreductase subunit NuoE, with protein MPQLPAPDYPADVRARLEADGGQIVARYPDSRSALLPLLHLVQAEEGYVSRTGMAFCADLLKLTTAEVTAVATFYSMYRRRPSGDYQVGVCTNTLCAVMGGDAIFDELKRHLGVGNNETTDDGKVTLEHIECNAACDFAPVVMVNWEFFDNQTPESAKRLVDDLRAGRQVEPTRGAPLCTYQETARILAGFPDERPGAVEATGGAGPASLAGLRLARGETSPGGRVVHPRGAAPHGEPQPGARHLSSHDAPQQTSASDPEHPAGPVSEEGE; from the coding sequence ATGCCCCAGCTGCCCGCACCCGACTATCCGGCCGATGTACGCGCCCGGCTCGAAGCGGACGGCGGGCAGATCGTCGCCCGCTACCCCGACAGCCGCTCCGCGCTGCTGCCGCTGCTCCACCTCGTCCAGGCGGAGGAGGGGTACGTATCGCGAACCGGCATGGCCTTCTGCGCGGACCTGCTGAAGCTGACGACGGCCGAGGTGACCGCCGTCGCCACCTTCTACTCCATGTACCGGCGCCGGCCCTCCGGCGACTACCAGGTCGGCGTCTGCACCAACACCCTGTGCGCGGTCATGGGCGGTGACGCCATCTTCGACGAGCTGAAGCGGCACCTGGGCGTCGGCAACAACGAGACGACCGACGACGGCAAGGTGACGCTCGAACACATCGAGTGCAACGCCGCCTGCGACTTCGCGCCCGTCGTGATGGTCAACTGGGAGTTCTTCGACAACCAGACCCCCGAGAGTGCCAAGCGCCTGGTGGACGACCTCCGCGCGGGCCGCCAGGTGGAGCCCACCCGGGGCGCGCCGCTGTGCACCTACCAGGAGACCGCCAGGATCCTGGCGGGCTTCCCCGACGAGCGCCCCGGCGCCGTCGAGGCGACCGGCGGAGCGGGCCCGGCCTCACTGGCCGGCCTGAGGCTGGCCAGGGGGGAGACCTCCCCGGGCGGGCGCGTGGTGCACCCGCGCGGCGCGGCCCCGCACGGCGAACCTCAGCCCGGCGCCCGTCACTTGAGCTCGCACGACGCACCGCAGCAGACCTCGGCGTCCGACCCCGAGCACCCGGCGGGCCCGGTCTCCGAGGAGGGGGAGTGA
- a CDS encoding NADH-quinone oxidoreductase subunit A produces the protein MNAYAPILVLGALGAGFAIFSVVMATLIGPKRYNRAKLEAYECGIEPTPTPAGGGRFPIKYYLTAMLFIVFDIEIVFLYPWAVTFDALGLFGLVEMLLFVLTVFVAYAYVWRRGGLEWD, from the coding sequence GTGAATGCGTACGCGCCCATCCTCGTGCTCGGCGCCCTCGGGGCAGGGTTTGCGATCTTCTCCGTGGTCATGGCCACGCTTATCGGCCCAAAAAGGTACAACCGGGCGAAACTTGAGGCGTACGAGTGCGGAATCGAACCCACTCCCACGCCGGCCGGCGGCGGCCGCTTCCCCATCAAGTACTACCTGACGGCGATGCTCTTCATCGTCTTCGACATCGAGATCGTCTTCCTCTACCCCTGGGCCGTCACCTTCGACGCCCTGGGGCTTTTCGGGCTCGTGGAGATGCTGCTCTTCGTGCTCACCGTCTTCGTCGCCTACGCGTATGTGTGGCGGCGCGGCGGTCTGGAATGGGACTGA
- a CDS encoding imidazolonepropionase-like domain-containing protein, with translation MLTIHAADLVLTGDSTELPGGAVLVDGDRIAMIGRYEEVAAGHPAARVRRWPGVLTPGLVNRHGAVLLEHTYFPDDTFETDELGAEPITGAALADLAPSDARRGNSARRCTQKLLARGVVAVTGPLTTPTVRTAVRRAGLEVLASVGAEGPPALDPFAGGAPANAFLSPLAAGGPARLAVFDVPDEAALAVRGAVTCVATVIGGRLLHRRR, from the coding sequence GTGTTGACGATCCACGCCGCCGACCTCGTGCTGACCGGGGACTCCACTGAGCTCCCCGGCGGCGCGGTCCTGGTCGACGGCGACCGGATCGCGATGATCGGGCGATACGAGGAGGTGGCCGCCGGGCACCCCGCCGCCCGCGTCCGCCGCTGGCCCGGTGTGCTCACGCCCGGTCTGGTCAACCGGCACGGCGCGGTCCTGCTTGAGCACACCTACTTCCCGGACGACACCTTCGAGACCGACGAGCTCGGCGCCGAGCCGATCACCGGGGCCGCGCTCGCGGACCTCGCCCCGAGTGACGCGCGCCGCGGCAACAGCGCCCGCCGCTGCACCCAGAAGCTCCTGGCCCGCGGAGTGGTCGCGGTGACCGGGCCGCTCACCACCCCCACGGTGCGAACTGCCGTGCGGCGGGCGGGACTTGAGGTGCTGGCGAGTGTCGGCGCCGAGGGGCCGCCGGCTCTCGACCCGTTCGCCGGCGGCGCGCCGGCCAACGCCTTCCTCTCCCCGCTCGCCGCGGGCGGCCCGGCCCGCCTCGCCGTCTTCGACGTACCGGACGAGGCGGCTCTCGCCGTGCGGGGGGCCGTGACCTGTGTCGCCACCGTCATCGGGGGGCGGCTGCTGCACCGGCGCCGGTGA
- a CDS encoding NADH-quinone oxidoreductase subunit C: protein MSSPDTPDTPQQNGVPAPREDTGEVIGVRKGMFGAGDAGDTSGYGGVIKTVTLPGATSRPYGGWFDEVADELEGALEEQDLLPENAIEKTVVDRGELTFRIAREHLVRVARTLRDDPALRFELCTGVSGVHFLGDKGRELHAVYHLRSLTHGRLIRLEVSTPDSDRHIPSLVEVYPTNDWHERETYDFFGIVFDGHPALTRIMMPDDWQGFPQRKDYPLGGIPVEYKGAQIPAPDQRRSYT, encoded by the coding sequence GTGAGCTCTCCCGATACTCCCGATACCCCCCAACAGAACGGCGTGCCCGCCCCGCGCGAGGACACCGGCGAGGTCATCGGCGTACGCAAGGGCATGTTCGGGGCCGGCGACGCCGGCGACACCAGCGGCTACGGCGGCGTCATCAAGACCGTGACGCTGCCCGGCGCCACCTCCCGCCCCTACGGCGGCTGGTTCGACGAGGTGGCCGACGAACTCGAAGGCGCCCTGGAGGAGCAGGACCTGCTGCCCGAGAACGCCATCGAGAAGACCGTCGTCGACCGCGGCGAGCTCACCTTCCGCATCGCGCGCGAACACCTCGTCCGCGTCGCCCGCACCCTGCGCGACGACCCCGCGCTGCGCTTCGAGCTCTGCACCGGCGTCAGCGGCGTCCACTTCCTGGGTGACAAGGGGCGCGAACTGCACGCGGTCTACCACCTGCGGTCGCTGACCCACGGTCGGCTGATCCGGCTCGAAGTGAGCACCCCCGACAGCGACCGGCACATCCCCTCGCTCGTCGAGGTCTATCCGACCAACGACTGGCACGAGCGCGAGACGTACGACTTCTTCGGCATCGTCTTCGACGGCCACCCCGCCCTCACCCGGATCATGATGCCGGACGACTGGCAGGGCTTCCCGCAGCGCAAGGACTACCCACTCGGCGGCATCCCGGTCGAGTACAAGGGCGCCCAGATCCCGGCTCCGGACCAGCGGAGGTCGTACACCTGA
- a CDS encoding geranylgeranyl reductase family protein, which translates to MTEPLSEHTADVIVVGAGPAGSTTAYYLAKAGLDVLLLEKTAFPREKVCGDGLTPRATKQLVSMGIDISEEAGWLRNKGLRIIGGGVRLQLDWPDLASYPDYGLVRKRDDFDEQLARQAQKAGARLYERCNVGAPIVDERNGRITGVNAKLGEDKTPVTFHAPLVVAADGNSTRLSLAMGLHRREDRPMGVAVRTYFTSPRHDDDYLESWLELWDRRGPQERLLPGYGWIFGMGDGTSNVGLGILNSSSAFRELDWREILKAWCASMPEDWGYTPENMTGPIRGAALPMAFNRQPHYTKGLLLVGDAGGLVNPFNGEGIAYAMESGQIAADVIVQAHARATPSQRELALHAYPKILKDTYGGYYTLGRAFVKLIGNPKVMKIATQRGLTHPMLMKFTLKMLANLTDPTGGDAMDRIINGLSKVAPKA; encoded by the coding sequence GTGACCGAGCCGCTCTCCGAACACACCGCGGACGTGATCGTCGTCGGGGCCGGCCCGGCCGGTTCCACGACGGCGTACTACCTGGCCAAGGCCGGACTCGATGTGCTGCTCCTGGAGAAGACCGCGTTCCCGCGCGAGAAGGTGTGCGGCGACGGGCTGACCCCGCGCGCCACCAAGCAGCTCGTCTCGATGGGGATCGACATCTCCGAAGAGGCCGGCTGGCTGCGGAACAAGGGCCTGCGGATCATCGGCGGCGGCGTGCGGCTCCAGCTCGACTGGCCGGACCTCGCCTCGTACCCGGACTACGGCCTCGTGCGCAAGCGCGACGACTTCGACGAGCAGCTCGCCCGGCAGGCGCAGAAGGCCGGCGCGCGGCTGTACGAGCGCTGCAACGTCGGGGCTCCGATCGTCGACGAGCGCAACGGGCGCATCACCGGCGTCAACGCCAAGCTCGGCGAGGACAAGACCCCGGTCACCTTCCACGCGCCGCTCGTGGTCGCCGCCGACGGCAACTCGACGCGGCTCTCGCTCGCGATGGGCCTGCACCGGCGCGAGGACCGCCCGATGGGCGTCGCCGTACGGACGTACTTCACCTCGCCGCGCCACGACGACGACTACCTGGAGTCCTGGCTGGAGCTGTGGGACCGGCGCGGACCGCAGGAGCGGCTCCTTCCCGGCTACGGCTGGATCTTCGGCATGGGCGACGGCACGTCCAACGTCGGTCTCGGAATCCTCAACTCCTCGTCCGCGTTCCGGGAGCTGGACTGGCGCGAGATCCTCAAGGCGTGGTGCGCGTCCATGCCCGAGGACTGGGGCTACACCCCCGAGAACATGACGGGCCCGATCCGCGGCGCCGCCCTGCCGATGGCCTTCAACCGCCAGCCGCACTACACCAAGGGCCTGCTGCTGGTGGGCGACGCGGGCGGTCTGGTCAACCCGTTCAACGGCGAAGGCATCGCGTACGCCATGGAGTCGGGGCAGATCGCCGCGGACGTCATCGTCCAGGCGCACGCCCGCGCGACGCCTTCGCAGCGCGAACTCGCCCTGCACGCCTACCCGAAGATCCTCAAGGACACCTACGGCGGCTACTACACGCTGGGCCGCGCCTTCGTGAAGCTCATCGGCAACCCGAAGGTCATGAAGATCGCCACGCAGCGCGGACTCACCCACCCGATGCTGATGAAGTTCACCCTGAAGATGCTGGCGAACCTGACCGACCCGACGGGCGGCGACGCGATGGACCGCATCATCAACGGCCTCTCGAAGGTGGCCCCCAAAGCTTGA
- a CDS encoding demethylmenaquinone methyltransferase, whose product MTRASLDKQPHEVASMFDDVAAHYDLTNDVLSLGQARLWRKEVAKAVGARPTQKVLDLAAGTATSSQPFEAAGAYTVPCDFSIGMLRVGKQRHPHMPFTAGDATKLPFRDDTFDAVTISFGLRNVQDTEGALREMYRVTKPGGRVVICEFSQPTWKPFRTVYTEYLMRALPPVATAVSSNPEAYVYLAESIRAWPAQPELAGKLREAGWSKVAWRNLTGGIVALHRGFKG is encoded by the coding sequence GTGACCCGCGCATCCCTGGACAAGCAGCCGCACGAAGTCGCCTCGATGTTCGACGACGTCGCGGCACACTACGACCTCACCAACGACGTGCTCTCCCTCGGCCAGGCCAGGCTGTGGCGCAAGGAGGTCGCGAAGGCGGTCGGCGCGCGGCCCACGCAGAAGGTGCTCGACCTCGCGGCGGGCACGGCCACTTCGTCGCAGCCCTTCGAGGCGGCCGGGGCGTACACCGTGCCCTGCGACTTCTCCATCGGGATGCTCAGGGTCGGCAAGCAGCGCCACCCCCACATGCCGTTCACGGCGGGCGACGCCACGAAGCTGCCTTTCCGCGACGACACGTTCGACGCGGTGACCATCTCCTTCGGGCTGCGCAACGTGCAGGACACGGAGGGCGCGCTGCGGGAGATGTACCGGGTCACCAAGCCGGGCGGGCGCGTGGTGATCTGCGAGTTCTCGCAGCCGACGTGGAAGCCGTTCCGGACGGTGTACACGGAGTACCTGATGCGGGCGCTGCCGCCGGTCGCCACCGCGGTGTCGTCGAATCCGGAGGCGTACGTCTACCTCGCGGAGTCCATCCGGGCGTGGCCCGCCCAACCGGAGCTCGCCGGCAAGCTCCGGGAGGCCGGCTGGTCCAAGGTGGCCTGGCGGAACCTGACCGGCGGGATCGTCGCCCTGCACCGGGGCTTCAAGGGCTGA
- a CDS encoding NADH-quinone oxidoreductase subunit D, whose product MSTSHASARETTEGTVYTVTGGDWDEVVQSAAKSDDERIVVNMGPQHPSTHGVLRLILEIDGETVTEARCGIGYLHTGIEKNLEFRTWTQGTTFVTRMDYLTPFFNETAYCLGVEKLLGITDQIPDRASVIRVLLMELNRLSSHLVCIATGGMELGATTIMIYGFRDRELILDLYELITGLRMNHAFIRPGGLAQDLPPGAVDQLREFVKTMKKNLPEYDKLATGNPIFKARMQDVGYLDLTGCMALGATGPILRSAGLPHDLRKTDPYCGYENYEFDVPTADTCDSYGRFLVRLEEMRQSLRIVEQCLDRLAPGPVMVEDKKIAWPAQLALGPDGLGNSLDHIKKIMGTSMESLIHHFKLVTEGFRVPAGQTYTAVESPKGELGVHIVSDGGTRPYRVHFRDPSFTNLQAMAAMCEGGQVADVIVAVASIDPVMGGVDR is encoded by the coding sequence ATGTCCACTTCTCACGCGTCCGCTCGGGAAACCACCGAGGGAACCGTATACACGGTCACCGGCGGCGACTGGGACGAGGTCGTCCAGTCCGCCGCCAAGAGCGACGACGAGCGCATCGTCGTCAACATGGGTCCCCAGCACCCCTCCACCCATGGAGTGCTGCGCCTGATCCTGGAGATCGACGGCGAGACGGTCACCGAGGCCCGCTGCGGAATCGGTTACCTGCACACCGGCATCGAGAAGAACCTCGAATTCAGGACCTGGACGCAGGGCACCACCTTCGTCACGCGCATGGACTACCTGACGCCGTTCTTCAACGAGACGGCCTACTGCCTCGGCGTCGAGAAGCTCCTCGGCATCACCGACCAGATCCCCGACCGGGCATCGGTCATCCGCGTCCTGCTCATGGAACTCAACCGGCTCTCCTCGCACCTGGTGTGCATCGCCACCGGCGGCATGGAGCTGGGCGCGACCACGATCATGATCTACGGCTTCCGGGATCGTGAACTCATTCTCGACCTCTACGAGCTGATCACCGGCCTGCGGATGAACCACGCGTTCATCCGTCCCGGCGGACTCGCCCAGGACCTGCCCCCGGGCGCGGTGGACCAGCTCCGCGAGTTCGTGAAGACCATGAAGAAGAACCTGCCGGAGTACGACAAGCTCGCCACCGGCAACCCCATCTTCAAGGCTCGTATGCAGGACGTCGGCTACCTCGACCTGACCGGCTGCATGGCGCTCGGCGCGACCGGTCCGATCCTCCGCTCGGCCGGGCTCCCGCACGACCTGCGCAAGACCGACCCGTACTGCGGCTACGAGAACTACGAGTTCGACGTCCCGACCGCCGACACCTGCGACTCCTACGGCCGCTTCCTGGTCCGCCTGGAGGAGATGCGCCAGTCGCTCAGGATCGTCGAGCAGTGCCTGGACCGGCTCGCGCCGGGACCGGTCATGGTCGAGGACAAGAAGATCGCCTGGCCCGCGCAGCTCGCGCTCGGACCGGACGGACTCGGCAACTCCCTCGACCACATCAAGAAGATCATGGGCACCTCGATGGAGTCCCTCATCCACCACTTCAAGCTGGTGACCGAGGGCTTCCGGGTCCCCGCCGGGCAGACCTACACGGCCGTCGAGTCACCCAAGGGCGAACTCGGCGTGCACATCGTCTCCGACGGCGGCACCCGCCCCTACCGGGTCCACTTCCGCGATCCGTCCTTCACCAATCTCCAGGCCATGGCGGCCATGTGCGAGGGCGGCCAGGTCGCCGACGTCATCGTCGCCGTCGCGTCCATCGACCCCGTGATGGGAGGCGTCGACCGGTGA
- a CDS encoding chitinase produces the protein MRSFLRVRVAGAAAVAALLCAGCSAAQDGAPAVPEKPVPPAALNSAYSPYVSATTATPTDAVGFPAVYNLAFAIAHGNTCRAVWDDDTAIVDQDVKDRAAALKKSGAAVRVSFGGQAGKELALTCRTPAELAAAYGTALDAAGSAEADFDIEGAALTDTASLTRRAEAIALLQKQRALKVTFTLAVLPTGLTPQGTALLTSAKEHGVKISTVNIMTMDYGPSLRGDMADYAARAATAAHDQLQKALGLSDAAAWQGLGITSMIGVNDVKGETFTLGDAAKVRKFAQDKGVGRLSLWVTYRDQKCPTNVNSGVAQASCSGVAQQPGDFAKALSGS, from the coding sequence ATGCGGAGTTTCCTGAGGGTGCGGGTCGCGGGGGCCGCCGCCGTGGCCGCGCTGCTGTGCGCGGGGTGCTCCGCGGCCCAGGACGGGGCCCCGGCCGTCCCGGAAAAGCCCGTTCCGCCCGCGGCCCTGAACAGCGCGTACTCCCCCTACGTCAGCGCCACCACGGCCACGCCGACCGACGCCGTGGGCTTCCCGGCCGTCTACAACCTGGCCTTCGCCATCGCCCACGGCAACACCTGCCGGGCGGTGTGGGACGACGACACGGCCATCGTGGACCAGGACGTCAAGGACCGGGCGGCGGCGCTCAAGAAGTCGGGCGCCGCGGTGCGAGTGTCCTTCGGCGGCCAGGCCGGCAAGGAACTGGCGCTCACCTGCCGCACACCGGCCGAACTGGCCGCCGCCTACGGGACGGCACTGGACGCGGCGGGTTCCGCCGAGGCCGACTTCGACATCGAGGGCGCGGCGCTGACCGACACCGCCTCGCTCACCCGGCGCGCCGAGGCGATAGCCCTGCTCCAGAAGCAGCGCGCCCTCAAGGTGACCTTCACGCTGGCGGTGCTGCCGACGGGGCTCACGCCCCAGGGCACGGCTCTGCTCACGTCGGCCAAGGAGCACGGGGTGAAGATCTCGACCGTCAACATCATGACGATGGACTACGGTCCGTCGCTCCGCGGGGACATGGCCGACTACGCGGCGCGGGCCGCGACCGCCGCGCACGACCAGCTCCAGAAGGCCCTGGGGCTCTCCGACGCCGCCGCCTGGCAGGGGCTCGGGATCACGTCGATGATCGGCGTCAACGACGTCAAGGGCGAGACATTCACGCTCGGCGACGCCGCGAAGGTACGCAAGTTCGCCCAGGACAAGGGCGTGGGACGGCTCTCGCTGTGGGTGACGTACCGCGACCAGAAGTGCCCCACAAACGTCAACTCGGGGGTGGCCCAGGCCAGTTGCAGCGGCGTGGCCCAGCAGCCGGGTGATTTCGCGAAGGCGCTGTCAGGAAGCTGA
- a CDS encoding C40 family peptidase produces the protein MSHTAHIPSHRKPRRSASKVSLRAGVAGGVLSTIALAGAAAPANAAQPVTETIEMPTLTGNLATTAAATVQATKTVAADLQLQAAQDAAASSAAKDAKKAKDDAEQKAAEAKAKAEAAAKAKAAAAERASRSAERTTLSAASTATSTFKASNATGSAAAIVNFALAQVGKAYVSGATGSSAYDCSGLVQAAYRQVGVDLPRVSQDQSATGTQVSLSNLQPGDILYWGSSGSAYHVAIYVGGGNFVGAQNPSTGVVERSLDWDQPTGAVRVL, from the coding sequence ATGTCCCACACCGCTCACATACCCAGCCACCGGAAGCCCCGCCGCAGCGCCTCGAAGGTCTCGCTCCGGGCCGGAGTTGCCGGTGGCGTACTCAGCACCATCGCGTTGGCAGGTGCGGCCGCCCCGGCGAACGCCGCGCAGCCCGTGACCGAGACCATCGAGATGCCGACGCTGACCGGCAACCTAGCGACCACCGCGGCCGCCACGGTCCAGGCCACCAAGACGGTCGCCGCCGACCTCCAGCTCCAGGCCGCCCAGGACGCCGCCGCGTCCAGCGCCGCCAAGGACGCCAAGAAGGCCAAGGACGACGCCGAGCAGAAGGCCGCCGAGGCCAAGGCGAAGGCCGAGGCCGCCGCCAAGGCGAAGGCCGCCGCCGCCGAGCGCGCCTCCCGCTCCGCCGAGCGCACCACGCTCAGCGCCGCCTCCACCGCCACGTCGACGTTCAAGGCATCCAACGCCACCGGCTCCGCCGCCGCCATCGTGAACTTCGCGCTGGCCCAGGTCGGCAAGGCGTACGTCTCCGGCGCCACCGGGTCCAGCGCGTACGACTGCTCCGGCCTCGTCCAGGCGGCCTACCGCCAGGTCGGCGTCGACCTGCCGCGCGTCTCGCAGGACCAGTCGGCCACCGGCACCCAGGTCTCGCTGTCCAACCTGCAGCCGGGCGACATCCTTTACTGGGGCAGCTCCGGCTCCGCGTACCACGTGGCGATCTACGTGGGCGGCGGCAACTTCGTCGGCGCGCAGAACCCCTCCACCGGTGTCGTCGAGCGCAGCCTGGACTGGGACCAGCCCACCGGCGCCGTCCGCGTTCTCTGA
- a CDS encoding GNAT family N-acetyltransferase: MTSRVTSSPVPEGSLPVVRLRVPTEEDAYAWHRVFDDPEVMEFHGGRSAEVSVYEELTARQRKHDAEHSFCLWTLLDEDDEVIGFTGAQPWPPTDWGPAGEIEIGWRLGRAHWGRGYATAAAAATLERVRATGLDHVVAMVHPGNTRSVAVTERLGMTLSRTYLSPVSGVEALCFRLELAMSPSGD, translated from the coding sequence ATGACGTCCCGCGTGACGTCGTCCCCCGTACCGGAGGGGTCCCTGCCCGTAGTACGGCTGCGCGTGCCCACCGAGGAGGACGCGTACGCCTGGCACCGGGTGTTCGACGACCCCGAGGTGATGGAGTTCCACGGGGGCCGCTCCGCGGAGGTCTCCGTCTACGAGGAACTGACCGCCCGCCAGCGCAAGCACGACGCCGAACACAGCTTCTGCCTGTGGACGTTGCTGGACGAGGACGACGAGGTCATCGGCTTCACCGGCGCCCAGCCGTGGCCCCCCACGGACTGGGGCCCGGCGGGCGAGATCGAGATCGGCTGGCGCCTGGGCCGCGCGCACTGGGGTCGCGGGTACGCGACGGCGGCGGCCGCCGCCACGCTGGAGCGGGTCCGCGCGACGGGCCTGGACCACGTGGTGGCGATGGTCCACCCGGGCAACACCCGCTCGGTGGCGGTGACGGAACGCCTCGGTATGACCCTGTCCAGAACGTATCTGTCCCCGGTGTCGGGGGTGGAGGCGCTGTGCTTCCGGCTTGAGCTGGCCATGAGCCCCTCCGGCGATTGA
- a CDS encoding NuoB/complex I 20 kDa subunit family protein: MGLEEKLPSGFVLSTVEQAAGWVRKASVFPATFGLACCAIEMMTTGAGRYDLARFGMEVFRGSPRQADLMIVAGRVSQKMAPVLRQVYDQMPNPKWVISMGVCASSGGMFNNYAIVQGVDHIVPVDIYLPGCPPRPEMLIDAILKLHQKIQSSKLGVNQEEAAREAEEAALKALPTIEMKGLLR, translated from the coding sequence ATGGGACTCGAAGAGAAACTGCCTAGCGGCTTTGTACTGAGCACTGTTGAGCAGGCCGCGGGCTGGGTGCGCAAGGCGTCCGTGTTCCCCGCGACCTTCGGCCTCGCCTGCTGCGCCATCGAGATGATGACGACCGGCGCCGGCCGTTACGACCTGGCCCGCTTCGGCATGGAGGTCTTCCGCGGCTCCCCGCGCCAGGCCGACCTGATGATCGTGGCCGGACGGGTCAGCCAGAAGATGGCGCCGGTGTTGCGGCAGGTCTACGACCAGATGCCCAACCCCAAGTGGGTCATCTCCATGGGGGTTTGCGCCTCATCGGGCGGAATGTTCAATAATTACGCAATTGTTCAGGGCGTTGACCACATTGTCCCGGTTGATATCTACCTGCCCGGTTGCCCACCCCGGCCCGAGATGCTGATCGACGCGATCCTCAAGCTCCACCAGAAGATCCAGAGTTCCAAGCTCGGGGTCAACCAGGAGGAGGCGGCCCGCGAGGCGGAGGAGGCGGCCCTGAAAGCGCTCCCCACCATTGAGATGAAGGGGCTGCTGCGGTGA
- the nuoF gene encoding NADH-quinone oxidoreductase subunit NuoF: MTLATEIEGNGNGSSPEKLLAPVLSAFWDQPDSWTLETYRRHDGYEGLRKALAMTPDDLIAYVKDSGLRGRGGAGFPTGMKWQFIPQGDGKPHYLVVNADESEPGTCKDIPLLFANPHSLIEGIVIACYAIRSSHAFIYLRGEVVPVLRRLHEAVKEAYAAGYLGRDILGSGLDLELTVHAGAGAYICGEETALLDSLEGRRGQPRLRPPFPAVAGLYACPTVVNNVESIASVPAILNRGKDWFKSMGSEKSPGFTLYSLSGHVVSPGQYEAPLGITLRQLLDMSGGMRPGHRLKFWTPGGSSTPMFTDEHLDVPLDYEGVGAAGSMLGTKALQCFDETTCVVRAVTRWTEFYAHESCGKCTPCREGTYWLVQLLRDIEAGKGSMDDLDKLNDIADNINGKSFCALGDGAASPIFSSLKYFRDEYERHITGKGCPFDPAKSTLWADDSTEVNA; this comes from the coding sequence ATGACCTTGGCAACCGAGATCGAAGGCAACGGGAACGGGAGCAGCCCGGAGAAACTCCTGGCACCCGTCCTCTCCGCCTTCTGGGACCAGCCCGATTCCTGGACCCTGGAGACCTACCGGCGCCACGACGGCTACGAAGGCCTGCGCAAGGCGCTCGCGATGACGCCCGACGACCTCATCGCGTACGTCAAGGACTCCGGTCTGCGCGGCCGCGGCGGCGCGGGCTTCCCCACCGGAATGAAGTGGCAGTTCATTCCGCAGGGCGACGGCAAGCCGCACTACCTGGTCGTCAACGCCGACGAGTCGGAGCCCGGGACCTGCAAGGACATCCCCCTCCTGTTCGCCAACCCGCACTCCCTCATCGAGGGCATCGTGATCGCCTGTTACGCGATCCGTTCCTCGCATGCCTTCATCTACCTGCGGGGCGAAGTCGTCCCCGTACTGCGGCGGCTGCACGAGGCCGTCAAGGAGGCCTACGCGGCGGGCTACCTCGGCAGGGACATCCTGGGCAGCGGTCTGGACCTCGAACTCACCGTGCACGCGGGCGCGGGCGCGTACATCTGTGGCGAGGAGACCGCGCTCCTGGACTCCCTCGAAGGCCGTCGCGGCCAGCCCCGGCTGCGACCCCCCTTCCCCGCGGTCGCCGGTCTGTACGCGTGCCCCACTGTGGTGAACAACGTCGAATCCATCGCCTCGGTTCCCGCGATCCTGAACCGGGGCAAGGACTGGTTCAAATCCATGGGCAGTGAGAAGTCCCCCGGCTTCACGCTGTATTCGCTGAGCGGGCACGTCGTGAGCCCCGGCCAGTACGAGGCGCCGCTCGGCATCACGCTGCGCCAGCTGCTCGACATGAGCGGCGGCATGCGGCCCGGCCACCGGCTCAAGTTCTGGACGCCGGGCGGCTCTTCGACGCCGATGTTCACCGACGAGCACCTTGATGTCCCGCTGGACTACGAGGGCGTGGGCGCCGCCGGGTCGATGCTCGGCACCAAGGCGCTCCAGTGCTTCGACGAGACCACGTGCGTGGTGCGGGCGGTCACCCGCTGGACCGAGTTCTACGCCCACGAGTCCTGCGGCAAGTGCACCCCGTGCCGCGAAGGGACGTACTGGCTGGTCCAGTTGCTCCGCGACATCGAGGCCGGCAAGGGCTCCATGGACGACCTCGACAAGCTGAACGACATCGCCGACAACATCAACGGCAAGTCGTTCTGCGCCCTCGGCGACGGCGCCGCCTCGCCGATCTTCTCCTCGCTCAAGTACTTCCGTGACGAGTACGAGCGGCACATCACGGGCAAGGGCTGCCCCTTCGACCCCGCCAAGTCCACGCTCTGGGCGGACGACAGCACGGAGGTGAACGCATGA